A segment of the Candidatus Poribacteria bacterium genome:
AGACTTTAAAAAACCGAACAATACACAAGCAGCATAAGTTTTGCCGGTGTTATTCTCACCACAGATGAGTGTCAAATCGCCCAGCGAAAATTCTGCCTGCTTTAGGATTCCAATGTTTTTTAGTTTTACTGTCAGACTCATACTGATACCTCTACAATTGTCATAGGGTCATTACTCAAAGTGTTTACAGATTTAACAGTAAGTATGAGGGCAATTACATTGAGAATTCATCAATTTGAAATATTTGATTGAATTTCTGGGGGTCTTTGAAATATAATTTGACATCGCGAACGACAGATTCCAGGAAAGCGAGGTCGTCTGGTTCTATATCTTCCACTTTCAATAGGGAGCGAATTTTTTCCTCACTGAATGTTCCGTACAATTCACCAACTGCAGCAGTGAGGAAAGGTGTTGTTAATGCTGTGACATTGTGAAATGAGAGGACGACATCTTGATTCGCTCTCAGAGCAGCATCAAGGTGTTTATGAATCTTCTGCCCGTCGCCGGAAGCAACGCAAAACGGGCTGCCCACGACTTTAAACATGGATATTTTAATATTTTCTGACACGGTTATCTCCTTAAAAAGTATCTTCTGTGTTGAGGCGACAATCCTACACCGAAACCTCCACAATCGTCATTGTGTCATTGCCGAAGATGTCAACGACTTTGACGGCAAGTTTGCGATGACCAGGTTTGCATTCGTGGGCAACACTGGTCAATTCCAATGATCGGTCTTTCTTGGTGCGGAAACTTTGCCACTCATTTTCAAAAACATAATCGCCTGTCCATTGTTCTTCCCATTCGCCTGTTTGCGAATCTTGCATGCGGATAATCTCGTGTTTGCTCTCAAAGTCGAAATCGACCGACCAGTAGTCGATCCAGTCTGTCCAGTGTTTGGTTAAAACCTCACGGCTCACAATCCCATCCGCGTCTTTGCTTACTTTTACGACTTGCCCTCTTTCTACGACGATCCGACTACTCCTGTTCTTGAGTGTCTGCTCAGCGTTGGAGATAGAATCCTGTGAGTAAAAGACAGAGAAATCGGTTAATTCCACGGCGACCGTTGCAAGTCCCCCTGATAAGGGGGATTTAGGGGGTTTGGTCGAAGAACCTCCCTTGCCCTCCTTCTCAGGAGGGTAACAGATGGTGGGTTTGACCTCAATAAACGCCATGTCATGGAATACAACCTGACCTTGTTCCACCGCTCGTTTGTCGAAAACCTCGGCGGGAATGAATTTCGGTGAAATGTCAAGTCCCTTGCTTTTCGCCTCATCTAACACATTGGGAAACAGCCCCATCTCGAACTCAAACCCGAGAACGTCCACACGCGTAATTTGGTGTCTACGGCACTCAAGGATAATTTCCTCCACAAAGAGGCGCGTCACCGGCATATTGACAGGACCGATTGCAACAAGCCGTCCGGCTTTTTTTCCCTGGAAATTGGTGAAACTCTCGGTCTTTTCGGCAGCGTAAGCACACAAAATGAGGTCAATGAACGCCTTTTCTCTCTCTACCGATTGCTTCTGCTGTTCAGCCTCGCGCAGGTTCGGATTAACACCGATATAGTGTTGACGCTCATATTTGCCGAGATTGAGGATTTCAAAGGCGCGGTAGTCTTTACCATCAGTCTTAAGTTGACGCTGGGCTCCGATCATCCGTTTGCGTGTAGTGTGGATAGCGAACTTGCCGAGGTCTGTAGCAATCCACTTGCGTCCTAACTTTTCAGCAACGGCAGCAGTGGTGCCAGAGCCACAGAAGAAGTCAGCAACGAGGTCACCCTCATTGGAGGACGCTTTCATGATTCGTTCCGAAAGGGCCTCGGGCTTTTGAGTGGGATAGCCTATTCTTTCCTGTCCAACAGGATTTATCATCGAGATTTCCCACATATCCGGCATTGGAACACCTTTTGTAGGCTCATCTGTCATTATAGATCGCCTAATCCCATCTTCCCCAATAACACTTTTCCATGATTTTCCTTGCGCGCTGGATTTAGATGATTTCGGGATAAAAAGCTGGTTAAAACAATGTTTCCCTTTATTTTTTGCATAATAGAAAATATTATCGTGGTTAGCTGCAAACATTTTACCAGCAATATTCCATCTCCTGTAATACCAAGATATTTGATTAATGAAATT
Coding sequences within it:
- a CDS encoding DUF4325 domain-containing protein — protein: MSENIKISMFKVVGSPFCVASGDGQKIHKHLDAALRANQDVVLSFHNVTALTTPFLTAAVGELYGTFSEEKIRSLLKVEDIEPDDLAFLESVVRDVKLYFKDPQKFNQIFQIDEFSM
- a CDS encoding site-specific DNA-methyltransferase, with amino-acid sequence MPRLTEQEQQEIIRFIEADKPLPDKYRFLLFEDKREVELVWNGKTSEVCNIVLPFQTIEQVDEPRAEKPSPDNMQLALFDTRGRQRKGWTNKLIWGDNKLVLSSLKNGPLREEIEAQGGLKLIYIDPPFDVGADFSMDIEIGDETFTKNPNILEEIAYRDTWGQGADSFIAMIHERLVLMRELLAEDGSIYVHCDWRVNSYIRLAMDEIFGRENFINQISWYYRRWNIAGKMFAANHDNIFYYAKNKGKHCFNQLFIPKSSKSSAQGKSWKSVIGEDGIRRSIMTDEPTKGVPMPDMWEISMINPVGQERIGYPTQKPEALSERIMKASSNEGDLVADFFCGSGTTAAVAEKLGRKWIATDLGKFAIHTTRKRMIGAQRQLKTDGKDYRAFEILNLGKYERQHYIGVNPNLREAEQQKQSVEREKAFIDLILCAYAAEKTESFTNFQGKKAGRLVAIGPVNMPVTRLFVEEIILECRRHQITRVDVLGFEFEMGLFPNVLDEAKSKGLDISPKFIPAEVFDKRAVEQGQVVFHDMAFIEVKPTICYPPEKEGKGGSSTKPPKSPLSGGLATVAVELTDFSVFYSQDSISNAEQTLKNRSSRIVVERGQVVKVSKDADGIVSREVLTKHWTDWIDYWSVDFDFESKHEIIRMQDSQTGEWEEQWTGDYVFENEWQSFRTKKDRSLELTSVAHECKPGHRKLAVKVVDIFGNDTMTIVEVSV